In a genomic window of Gemmobacter fulvus:
- a CDS encoding nucleotidyltransferase domain-containing protein: MTRAIDIAPEHLAQVQTILARHLPNDVEVLVFGSRARGGAKRFSDLDLALKDVGPLDPTVMAHLVDAFEESSLPWRVDLVDYHALTPAFLSAVEVDLTPLR; encoded by the coding sequence ATGACCCGCGCCATCGACATCGCACCGGAGCACTTGGCGCAGGTCCAGACTATTCTGGCACGCCATCTGCCTAACGATGTCGAGGTTCTGGTTTTCGGTTCCCGCGCCCGCGGTGGCGCGAAGCGCTTTTCCGATCTCGATCTGGCGCTGAAAGATGTGGGCCCACTGGACCCGACTGTCATGGCGCATCTTGTCGATGCGTTCGAGGAAAGCAGCCTGCCCTGGCGCGTCGATCTGGTGGATTACCACGCGCTGACGCCGGCTTTCCTCTCGGCGGTCGAGGTGGACCTGACGCCGCTGCGGTGA
- a CDS encoding HI0074 family nucleotidyltransferase substrate-binding subunit has translation MPLDLSPFDRAVSQLETFYDLSLQPQDQPVMSEALRMAAIQAFEYTYELSVKMLRRFLEMTEPNPAALDDATFQSLIRLGSERGLLKSDLPVWMDFRRQRGTTSHAYDAAKAAQVHAAIPAFLADARFLLDELHRRSEGL, from the coding sequence ATGCCGCTCGACCTTTCGCCCTTCGACCGCGCGGTTTCGCAGCTGGAAACCTTCTACGACTTGTCCTTGCAGCCACAGGATCAGCCTGTGATGTCGGAAGCGCTGCGAATGGCGGCGATCCAGGCGTTCGAATACACCTATGAACTGAGCGTCAAGATGCTGCGCCGTTTTCTGGAGATGACCGAACCGAACCCTGCTGCACTGGATGATGCGACGTTCCAGAGCCTCATCCGCCTCGGATCGGAGCGTGGTCTTCTGAAATCCGATCTACCAGTCTGGATGGACTTTCGCCGTCAGCGTGGAACGACCAGCCATGCCTATGACGCGGCAAAGGCCGCGCAGGTTCATGCGGCGATTCCTGCCTTTCTTGCCGATGCGCGCTTCCTGCTGGATGAACTTCATCGTCGGTCCGAAGGTCTATGA
- a CDS encoding PDDEXK-like family protein has product MNSALKTLSAIEDLVVGKGSRDLRTVEDRLKAFCPFEAVGMVRQEIRHSNFLAYILDPSRPHGLADALLQELLFEILENGDETLPLRKLDLHFRPLGNARIYRETMNIDLLVEVPGSGSQKGLVIAIEMKVDAGESDNQLAKYEKRLRAAYSADRWLHVFGFLTVEGRPSSTEGETAWTPLSFTGLFKRFDATIRHHGHQGRGVEMYQDYAKMMRRNGMAEGEHDEQLHEAVRNLWVRHREALDYLMLHRPDTCDETMRAFEAGQAGHAERLSAVIGHRIAADTAFRIWRRFWFPDLVERFPAFRHDSANWVASQSLAVLEVHPERDQIIACIAVGEAGNGEAARRALLLELNRETGTQKKAADTGVRHYWRSVIATPADFSDESAIGRPAADIVAERLATYLQQVYPGLQSCMARAAVALTQEVGR; this is encoded by the coding sequence ATGAACAGCGCACTCAAGACCTTGTCAGCGATTGAAGATCTGGTCGTCGGAAAGGGCAGCCGCGATCTCCGCACGGTGGAAGACCGACTCAAGGCGTTCTGCCCTTTCGAGGCGGTCGGCATGGTGCGACAAGAAATCCGACACTCCAACTTCCTTGCCTACATCCTCGATCCGTCACGCCCTCACGGCCTCGCCGATGCGCTGCTGCAGGAACTGCTGTTCGAGATCCTCGAAAATGGCGATGAAACCCTACCTCTGCGCAAGCTGGATCTGCATTTCCGGCCACTTGGCAATGCGCGGATCTATCGCGAGACCATGAACATCGACCTGCTGGTCGAGGTTCCGGGCAGTGGTAGCCAGAAGGGGCTGGTCATCGCCATCGAAATGAAGGTCGATGCCGGGGAATCCGACAATCAGCTGGCGAAATACGAGAAGCGGCTACGCGCGGCCTATTCGGCGGATCGCTGGCTGCATGTATTCGGTTTCCTGACAGTAGAGGGAAGGCCATCTTCCACCGAGGGCGAAACCGCCTGGACACCGCTCTCCTTCACCGGATTGTTCAAGCGGTTCGACGCGACAATCCGCCATCACGGCCATCAGGGCCGCGGAGTCGAGATGTATCAGGACTATGCGAAGATGATGAGGCGCAATGGCATGGCTGAAGGTGAACACGACGAGCAACTGCACGAGGCTGTTCGCAACTTGTGGGTGCGCCACCGCGAAGCTCTCGATTATCTGATGCTGCATCGTCCCGACACCTGCGACGAAACCATGCGTGCCTTCGAAGCAGGTCAGGCCGGACATGCCGAACGACTTTCTGCCGTGATCGGGCATCGGATAGCTGCAGACACGGCCTTCAGGATCTGGCGCAGGTTCTGGTTCCCTGACCTGGTGGAGCGTTTTCCGGCCTTCAGACATGACAGCGCCAACTGGGTTGCGTCACAGTCTCTGGCGGTTCTGGAGGTGCATCCCGAGCGCGACCAGATCATCGCCTGTATCGCCGTCGGTGAGGCAGGCAATGGCGAAGCCGCGCGCAGGGCTCTGCTTCTGGAGCTGAACCGAGAGACCGGAACCCAGAAGAAAGCTGCAGACACTGGCGTCAGGCATTACTGGCGCAGCGTCATTGCGACACCTGCAGACTTTTCGGATGAGAGTGCGATCGGTCGCCCGGCTGCTGACATCGTCGCGGAACGTCTGGCGACCTACCTGCAGCAGGTCTATCCCGGTCTGCAGAGCTGCATGGCACGCGCAGCCGTCGCGCTGACACAAGAGGTTGGTCGGTAG
- a CDS encoding transposase: MEHQNEHRMEVRGSKEVSRIEILDGPTGRRRWPDDLKARIVAESFQPGARVCDVAAKYGLIARHLSGWRGQARKGELVVPVATAPTFVPLVIEPLADASADTGVIRVEICGVVLHVMPDCSPDRAAALAAALRKVL, encoded by the coding sequence GTGGAGCACCAAAACGAGCACCGGATGGAGGTGCGTGGGTCGAAGGAAGTATCCCGGATCGAGATCCTTGATGGCCCGACCGGGCGGCGGCGATGGCCGGATGATCTCAAGGCGCGGATTGTGGCTGAGAGTTTTCAGCCTGGCGCGCGGGTCTGCGATGTTGCGGCGAAGTATGGGTTGATTGCGCGGCACCTTTCGGGATGGCGTGGTCAGGCGCGCAAAGGGGAACTGGTGGTGCCGGTCGCTACGGCCCCGACCTTCGTGCCGCTGGTGATCGAGCCATTGGCTGATGCGTCGGCCGACACGGGCGTGATCAGGGTCGAGATCTGTGGGGTCGTTCTGCATGTGATGCCGGATTGCAGTCCAGACCGCGCGGCGGCCTTGGCGGCGGCGTTGAGGAAGGTGCTGTGA